A genomic window from Paramormyrops kingsleyae isolate MSU_618 chromosome 23, PKINGS_0.4, whole genome shotgun sequence includes:
- the LOC111848276 gene encoding low density lipoprotein receptor adapter protein 1-B-like isoform X1, producing the protein MDALKSAGRAIIRSPSLAKQSWGVGKHKKLPENWTDTRETLLEGMVFRLKYLGMTLVEEAKGEELSAMAVKRIMATAKASGKKLQKVTLNISPRGIVLYDSLSNQLIENISIYRISYCAADKNHDRVFTYIAQSQQNETLACHAYLCPKRKVAQAVTLTVAQAFRVAFEFWQVAKEENGKRAASGSDGEAASSSQSEWSLNLLSLKGREGGTGTGTLLDLDETPPAGLPATAPDSAHPFAVRGTDMENNNTLWELDDGLDEAFSSPSWHIYGSLTGNCVLVWYMDFILSSSLCDACVPSIRPSIYPSFRDLESCPPPPHQCGASLRLHRV; encoded by the exons ATGGATGCCCTAAAATCTGCTGGCAGGGCGATTATCCGGAGTCCAAGTCTTGCGAAACAATCATGGGGCGTCGGTAAACACAAAA AGCTTCCGGAGAACTGGACGGACACACGGGAGACCCTCCTGGAAGGCATGGTCTTTCGCCTGAAGTACTTGGGCATGACGCTCGTGGAAGAGGCGAAGGGGGAGGAGCTGTCGGCCATGGCGGTGAAAAGGATCATGGCCACT GCTAAAGCCAGTGGAAAGAAGCTCCAGAAGGTGACATTAAATATTTCCCCTCGTGGAATTGTCCTGTATGACAGCTTGTCCAACCAGCTGATTGAGAATATCTCCATATACAG GATATCGTACTGCGCTGCGGACAAGAACCACGACCGTGTCTTCACTTACATCGCCCAGAGCCAGCAGAATGAAACACTGGCATGTCATGCATACCTCTGTCCCAAGAGGAAAGTG GCCCAGGCTGTGACGCTGACGGTGGCACAAGCCTTCAGAGTAGCCTTCGAGTTCTGGCAGGTCGCCAAAGAAG AGAATGGGAAGCGGGCAGCGTCTGGCTCTGACGGCGAGGCAGCCAGCAGCTCCCAGTCGGAATGGTCCCTCAACCTGCTCAGCCTGAAGGGGAggg AGGGGGGCACTGGAACTGGAACCCTGCTGGATCTGGACGAGACCCCCCCGGCCGGCCTGCCGGCCACGGCCCCCGACTCTGCCCACCCCTTCGCGGTGCGCGGCACAGACATGGAGAACAACAACACGCTGTGG GAGCTCGACGACGGCCTCGATGAAGCCTTCTCGAG CCCAAGTTGGCATATCTATGGTTCGCTAACAGGTAACTGTGTGCTGGTTTGGTACATGGACTTCATTTTGTCTTCCTCCCTCTGTGATGCTTGtgttccatccatccgtccatccatctatccttcTTTCAGAGATCTggaatcctgccccccccccccccatcaatgTGGTGCCTCTCTCAGATTGCACAGGGTTTGA
- the LOC111848276 gene encoding low density lipoprotein receptor adapter protein 1-B-like isoform X3, producing the protein MDALKSAGRAIIRSPSLAKQSWGVGKHKKLPENWTDTRETLLEGMVFRLKYLGMTLVEEAKGEELSAMAVKRIMATAKASGKKLQKVTLNISPRGIVLYDSLSNQLIENISIYRISYCAADKNHDRVFTYIAQSQQNETLACHAYLCPKRKVAQAVTLTVAQAFRVAFEFWQVAKEENGKRAASGSDGEAASSSQSEWSLNLLSLKGREGGTGTGTLLDLDETPPAGLPATAPDSAHPFAVRGTDMENNNTLWELDDGLDEAFSSPSWHIYGSLTDSPSLARTPRSWTSG; encoded by the exons ATGGATGCCCTAAAATCTGCTGGCAGGGCGATTATCCGGAGTCCAAGTCTTGCGAAACAATCATGGGGCGTCGGTAAACACAAAA AGCTTCCGGAGAACTGGACGGACACACGGGAGACCCTCCTGGAAGGCATGGTCTTTCGCCTGAAGTACTTGGGCATGACGCTCGTGGAAGAGGCGAAGGGGGAGGAGCTGTCGGCCATGGCGGTGAAAAGGATCATGGCCACT GCTAAAGCCAGTGGAAAGAAGCTCCAGAAGGTGACATTAAATATTTCCCCTCGTGGAATTGTCCTGTATGACAGCTTGTCCAACCAGCTGATTGAGAATATCTCCATATACAG GATATCGTACTGCGCTGCGGACAAGAACCACGACCGTGTCTTCACTTACATCGCCCAGAGCCAGCAGAATGAAACACTGGCATGTCATGCATACCTCTGTCCCAAGAGGAAAGTG GCCCAGGCTGTGACGCTGACGGTGGCACAAGCCTTCAGAGTAGCCTTCGAGTTCTGGCAGGTCGCCAAAGAAG AGAATGGGAAGCGGGCAGCGTCTGGCTCTGACGGCGAGGCAGCCAGCAGCTCCCAGTCGGAATGGTCCCTCAACCTGCTCAGCCTGAAGGGGAggg AGGGGGGCACTGGAACTGGAACCCTGCTGGATCTGGACGAGACCCCCCCGGCCGGCCTGCCGGCCACGGCCCCCGACTCTGCCCACCCCTTCGCGGTGCGCGGCACAGACATGGAGAACAACAACACGCTGTGG GAGCTCGACGACGGCCTCGATGAAGCCTTCTCGAG CCCAAGTTGGCATATCTATGGTTCGCTAACAG ACTCGCCGAGTCTCGCACGAACCCCCAGGTCCTGGACATCGGGGTGA
- the LOC111848276 gene encoding low density lipoprotein receptor adapter protein 1-B-like isoform X2, whose protein sequence is MDALKSAGRAIIRSPSLAKQSWGVGKHKKLPENWTDTRETLLEGMVFRLKYLGMTLVEEAKGEELSAMAVKRIMATAKASGKKLQKVTLNISPRGIVLYDSLSNQLIENISIYRISYCAADKNHDRVFTYIAQSQQNETLACHAYLCPKRKVAQAVTLTVAQAFRVAFEFWQVAKEENGKRAASGSDGEAASSSQSEWSLNLLSLKGREGGTGTGTLLDLDETPPAGLPATAPDSAHPFAVRGTDMENNNTLWELDDGLDEAFSRLAESRTNPQVLDIGVISDDLHADTLQWSPSGWDASDGNDLFGL, encoded by the exons ATGGATGCCCTAAAATCTGCTGGCAGGGCGATTATCCGGAGTCCAAGTCTTGCGAAACAATCATGGGGCGTCGGTAAACACAAAA AGCTTCCGGAGAACTGGACGGACACACGGGAGACCCTCCTGGAAGGCATGGTCTTTCGCCTGAAGTACTTGGGCATGACGCTCGTGGAAGAGGCGAAGGGGGAGGAGCTGTCGGCCATGGCGGTGAAAAGGATCATGGCCACT GCTAAAGCCAGTGGAAAGAAGCTCCAGAAGGTGACATTAAATATTTCCCCTCGTGGAATTGTCCTGTATGACAGCTTGTCCAACCAGCTGATTGAGAATATCTCCATATACAG GATATCGTACTGCGCTGCGGACAAGAACCACGACCGTGTCTTCACTTACATCGCCCAGAGCCAGCAGAATGAAACACTGGCATGTCATGCATACCTCTGTCCCAAGAGGAAAGTG GCCCAGGCTGTGACGCTGACGGTGGCACAAGCCTTCAGAGTAGCCTTCGAGTTCTGGCAGGTCGCCAAAGAAG AGAATGGGAAGCGGGCAGCGTCTGGCTCTGACGGCGAGGCAGCCAGCAGCTCCCAGTCGGAATGGTCCCTCAACCTGCTCAGCCTGAAGGGGAggg AGGGGGGCACTGGAACTGGAACCCTGCTGGATCTGGACGAGACCCCCCCGGCCGGCCTGCCGGCCACGGCCCCCGACTCTGCCCACCCCTTCGCGGTGCGCGGCACAGACATGGAGAACAACAACACGCTGTGG GAGCTCGACGACGGCCTCGATGAAGCCTTCTCGAG ACTCGCCGAGTCTCGCACGAACCCCCAGGTCCTGGACATCGGGGTGATCTCTGACGATCTCCATGCCGACACGCTGCAGTGGTCCCCCTCTGGCTGGGATGCGAGTGACGGGAACGACCTGTTCGGGTTGTGA